A single genomic interval of Bradyrhizobium sp. AZCC 1693 harbors:
- a CDS encoding HpcH/HpaI aldolase family protein — protein MTSAKPAPLNRLRQLWREGRPTFGAIATIPSIQTVQIMARSGIDWIIVDLEHGPIDLGSAHAMITATAGTPCVPMVRIAANEPWLAKAPMDLGALGINFPMICSRADAEKAVRSVRYPPKGDRLWGPFHAPFRWGVSMADYMATADDDMICMITIEHVEAVERIDEIMATPGIDLAVIGPGDLATSINKRGLPDDPEVVALMKRAEEGILRSGVPIGGVARTAEQANRMIERDYVALALGFDWSLFQRGIAASLDGIKR, from the coding sequence TTGACCTCCGCAAAACCTGCGCCGCTCAACCGCCTGCGCCAGCTCTGGCGGGAGGGACGCCCGACCTTCGGCGCGATCGCGACCATTCCATCGATCCAGACCGTGCAGATCATGGCGCGTTCGGGGATCGACTGGATCATCGTCGATCTCGAACACGGACCGATCGATCTCGGCTCGGCGCACGCGATGATCACTGCCACCGCAGGCACGCCCTGCGTGCCGATGGTGCGGATTGCCGCCAATGAGCCGTGGCTGGCGAAAGCACCGATGGACCTCGGCGCGCTCGGCATCAACTTTCCGATGATCTGCAGCCGCGCCGACGCCGAAAAGGCCGTGCGCAGCGTGCGCTACCCGCCGAAGGGCGACCGGCTGTGGGGCCCGTTCCACGCGCCGTTCCGCTGGGGCGTTTCGATGGCCGATTACATGGCGACCGCCGATGACGACATGATCTGCATGATCACCATCGAGCATGTCGAGGCGGTCGAGCGCATCGACGAGATCATGGCAACCCCCGGCATCGACCTCGCGGTGATCGGCCCCGGCGACCTCGCCACGTCGATCAACAAGCGCGGCCTGCCCGACGATCCGGAAGTCGTGGCGCTGATGAAGCGCGCGGAGGAAGGGATCCTCAGGAGCGGCGTGCCGATCGGCGGCGTCGCCCGCACCGCCGAGCAGGCCAACCGGATGATCGAGCGCGATTACGTGGCGCTGGCGCTCGGCTTCGACTGGTCGCTGTTCCAGCGCGGCATCGCGGCGAGCCTTGACGGGATCAAGCGATAG
- a CDS encoding serine hydrolase, giving the protein MMLGDVLSPGSRQHLTEWMVGCKTGNNRLRGGLPKDWKIGDKTGNNGKDASGDIAIAWPKAGGPVLICAYAQGGSPTPPQFEAIFAEVGRMVGRQMG; this is encoded by the coding sequence ATGATGCTCGGCGATGTGCTGTCGCCGGGCTCGCGTCAACATCTCACGGAATGGATGGTGGGCTGCAAGACCGGCAACAATCGCCTGCGCGGAGGCCTGCCGAAGGATTGGAAGATCGGCGACAAGACCGGCAACAACGGCAAGGACGCCTCCGGCGACATCGCGATCGCATGGCCAAAGGCTGGCGGGCCAGTCCTGATTTGCGCCTATGCGCAAGGTGGCTCGCCCACACCGCCGCAGTTCGAAGCCATCTTTGCGGAAGTTGGACGGATGGTGGGCCGGCAAATGGGCTAG
- a CDS encoding serine hydrolase domain-containing protein translates to MNRKAAGMVFTLSAAVVALAGTANAQNSRASAALDTSLRGAVESKDVPGVVALITDRERVLYQSAFGVADVETGRPLTSDALFRIASMTKPVTSVALMQLIEQGRLGLDDPAEKYLPELAGLKVIESFDKATGAYQVRPASRPPTVRHFLTHTSGLAYPFTSEIWRDLKPRAGETYPFGGPLLFDPGERWHYSTSTDVVGRLVEVVSGQKLEDYFRQHIFAPLKMDDTSYNVPEAKGTRLVAQQQRAGARMDGAIELQKPQLGLTIAAPIGGGGLASTADDYGRFVRMLLNGGALDGVRVLKAETVALMGQNHIGAVSVPALKSALPRSADFTFIADGRDKWGLGFLITADQVAGKRSPGSLSWGGINNTFFWIDPTRGIAGVIMMQYLPFADAKALAVCDAFERGAYQLVTAER, encoded by the coding sequence ATGAATCGAAAGGCTGCCGGAATGGTCTTTACGTTAAGTGCTGCCGTTGTCGCATTGGCCGGCACCGCGAACGCACAAAATTCACGCGCGAGTGCGGCTCTCGACACCAGCCTGCGCGGCGCGGTCGAGAGCAAGGATGTGCCGGGCGTGGTCGCGCTGATCACCGATCGCGAGCGGGTGCTCTATCAGAGCGCATTCGGCGTCGCCGACGTCGAGACCGGGCGGCCGCTCACATCAGACGCGCTGTTTCGTATCGCCTCGATGACCAAGCCGGTCACTTCTGTCGCATTGATGCAACTGATCGAGCAGGGCCGCCTTGGGCTCGATGACCCGGCCGAAAAATACCTGCCGGAGCTTGCAGGACTGAAAGTTATTGAATCGTTCGATAAGGCGACCGGCGCCTACCAGGTTCGCCCGGCATCGCGACCGCCGACCGTCAGGCACTTCCTGACGCACACGTCCGGATTGGCCTATCCGTTCACCAGCGAGATCTGGCGCGATTTGAAGCCGCGTGCCGGCGAAACCTATCCATTCGGCGGACCGCTGCTGTTCGATCCCGGCGAGCGCTGGCACTACAGCACCAGCACCGATGTCGTCGGCAGACTGGTCGAAGTGGTGTCCGGCCAAAAGCTCGAGGATTATTTCCGCCAGCACATCTTTGCCCCGCTCAAGATGGATGACACCTCCTACAACGTGCCGGAGGCAAAGGGTACGCGCCTCGTTGCTCAGCAGCAGCGCGCCGGTGCGCGCATGGATGGCGCGATAGAATTGCAAAAGCCGCAGCTCGGGCTCACCATCGCGGCGCCGATCGGTGGCGGCGGGCTCGCCTCGACCGCTGATGACTACGGGCGCTTCGTGCGCATGCTGCTCAATGGTGGCGCGCTTGACGGGGTGCGTGTGCTCAAGGCCGAGACGGTGGCGCTGATGGGCCAGAACCACATCGGCGCGGTCTCGGTCCCTGCACTCAAGAGCGCGCTGCCGCGGAGCGCCGATTTCACCTTCATCGCTGACGGACGCGACAAATGGGGGCTCGGCTTCCTCATCACGGCCGATCAGGTCGCCGGCAAGCGCTCGCCCGGCAGCCTGAGCTGGGGCGGCATCAACAACACGTTCTTCTGGATCGATCCGACGCGCGGCATCGCCGGCGTGATCATGATGCAGTATTTGCCATTCGCAGACGCCAAGGCGCTGGCCGTCTGCGACGCGTTCGAGCGCGGCGCCTATCAGCTTGTCACTGCCGAGCGGTAG
- the murI gene encoding glutamate racemase → MSAPPTILVFDSGLGGLTVLREIVRARPDAHYVYVADDAFFPYGHHGEEEIIARVVPLVGELIARHAPALVVIACNTASTLVMSHLRSAYSVPFVGTVPAIKPACASSKTKRVSVLGTKGTVKREYTRRLIDDFAQGCEVTLVGSAELASLAESALSGNDVRDEDIAAELAPCFVGNGEDRTDTVVLACTHYPLLLDWLTRLAPWPVDWIDPAPAIARRVSDLLGSPGRENDQAGAKIIFTSRRPHTLSRALMPFFGGRVLA, encoded by the coding sequence GTGTCAGCCCCGCCCACCATCCTCGTCTTCGACTCCGGCCTTGGCGGCCTCACGGTGTTGCGCGAGATCGTCCGCGCCCGGCCCGATGCGCATTACGTCTATGTCGCCGACGATGCGTTCTTTCCCTATGGTCATCACGGCGAGGAGGAAATCATCGCCCGCGTGGTGCCGCTGGTCGGCGAGTTGATCGCCCGCCACGCCCCGGCTCTGGTGGTGATTGCCTGCAACACCGCTTCCACGCTGGTGATGTCGCACCTGCGCAGCGCCTATAGCGTGCCGTTCGTCGGCACCGTGCCTGCGATCAAGCCGGCCTGCGCCAGTTCGAAGACCAAACGCGTCTCGGTGCTCGGCACCAAGGGCACCGTCAAGCGCGAATACACCAGGCGCCTGATCGATGATTTCGCGCAAGGCTGCGAAGTGACGCTGGTGGGATCGGCGGAACTCGCCTCGCTCGCCGAATCCGCCCTCAGCGGCAACGACGTGCGCGACGAGGATATCGCAGCCGAGCTTGCCCCCTGCTTTGTCGGAAATGGCGAGGATCGCACCGACACCGTCGTACTGGCCTGCACCCACTATCCGCTGCTGCTCGACTGGCTGACGAGGCTCGCGCCCTGGCCGGTCGACTGGATCGATCCGGCACCCGCCATCGCCCGGCGCGTGTCCGACCTGCTCGGGTCTCCGGGCCGGGAAAACGATCAGGCCGGGGCCAAGATCATCTTCACGTCGCGGCGGCCGCACACGCTGAGCCGGGCGCTGATGCCGTTTTTCGGCGGGCGCGTGCTGGCGTAA
- a CDS encoding cupredoxin domain-containing protein, producing the protein MPFSRTLPKLTMFAAIALVSIAATGTASAQSATEIQLSYKDKKFDPAEISAPANTPIVIKLKNLDAKAMEFESKTLKVEKVVAGSSDATINVRAQKPGRYEFFDEYNEKVARGALVVK; encoded by the coding sequence ATGCCTTTCTCGCGTACGCTCCCGAAGCTCACAATGTTCGCCGCCATCGCGCTTGTTTCGATTGCCGCCACCGGCACAGCCAGCGCGCAGAGCGCGACCGAGATTCAGCTGAGCTACAAGGACAAGAAATTCGACCCGGCCGAAATCAGTGCACCCGCCAACACGCCGATCGTGATCAAGCTGAAGAACCTCGATGCCAAGGCGATGGAGTTCGAAAGCAAGACGTTGAAGGTGGAGAAAGTGGTCGCCGGCTCCAGCGACGCCACCATCAATGTCCGCGCGCAGAAGCCGGGCCGCTACGAGTTCTTCGACGAATATAACGAGAAGGTTGCCCGCGGCGCGCTGGTCGTAAAATAA
- a CDS encoding FTR1 family iron permease produces MIAALIIVFREVFEAGLIIGIVLAVTRTVKHRNQWIAGGVLAGVLAACVVAAFAGVLSNLFAGMGQEVFNAAILALAVVMLTWHNVWMARHGKELAGELWAAGKAVVEGSKSLLALAIVVGVAVLREGSEVVLFLYGVLAGGSDSGLSVALGGLAGLILGALVCMLTYFGLVKIPTRALFATTTILIALLAAGMAAQAAAFLEKANWLTALDNVVWDSGWLLSDSSLPGKALHTLIGYTDQPTAMQLAVYVAVLATTFILMRFYGAPPKAAAPAPAE; encoded by the coding sequence GTGATCGCTGCACTGATCATCGTATTCCGTGAAGTCTTCGAGGCCGGCCTGATCATCGGCATCGTGCTGGCGGTCACGCGCACGGTTAAGCACCGCAACCAGTGGATCGCCGGCGGCGTACTCGCGGGCGTTCTCGCGGCGTGCGTGGTCGCGGCCTTTGCCGGGGTTCTGTCGAACCTGTTCGCCGGCATGGGGCAGGAGGTCTTCAACGCCGCAATCCTCGCGCTCGCCGTCGTGATGCTGACTTGGCACAATGTCTGGATGGCGCGCCACGGCAAGGAGCTTGCCGGTGAATTGTGGGCGGCCGGGAAGGCGGTAGTGGAGGGCTCCAAATCGCTGCTGGCGCTCGCAATCGTGGTCGGCGTCGCGGTGCTGCGCGAGGGCAGCGAGGTTGTGCTGTTTCTCTACGGCGTTCTGGCCGGCGGCAGCGACAGCGGATTGAGCGTGGCGCTCGGCGGCCTTGCCGGGCTCATCCTTGGCGCGCTCGTCTGCATGTTGACCTATTTCGGCCTGGTGAAGATTCCAACGCGGGCGCTGTTTGCTACCACCACGATCCTGATCGCGCTATTGGCGGCCGGCATGGCGGCGCAGGCGGCGGCGTTTCTCGAGAAGGCCAATTGGCTGACTGCGCTCGATAACGTGGTCTGGGATTCCGGCTGGCTGCTTTCCGATTCAAGCCTCCCCGGCAAGGCGCTGCATACCTTGATCGGCTACACCGACCAGCCGACCGCTATGCAGCTCGCGGTCTATGTGGCGGTCCTGGCTACGACCTTCATATTGATGCGGTTCTACGGTGCGCCTCCGAAGGCGGCCGCTCCCGCGCCGGCGGAATAA